From Bacillus pumilus, one genomic window encodes:
- the purH gene encoding bifunctional phosphoribosylaminoimidazolecarboxamide formyltransferase/IMP cyclohydrolase: MTIKRALISVSDKTNLVPFVKELTELGVEVISTGGTHKLLQENGIDVIGISEVTGFPEIMDGRLKTLHPNIHGGLLAVRENDEHMAQIEKHGIQPIDLVVVNLYPFKETISKDDVTYEEAIENIDIGGPGMLRAASKNHQDVTVIVDPRDYDTVVQQIKEGGVPLEKKRELAAKVFRHTAAYDALIADYLTNYVGETEPEQFTVTFEKKQSLRYGENPHQAATFYENALPSKGSLATAAQLHGKELSYNNIKDADAALQIVREFTEPAAVAVKHMNPCGVGTGETIAEAFDRAFKADETSIFGGIVALNREVDKQTADVLHTIFLEIVIAPSFSQEALDVLTAKKNLRLLTLDVEADLEKKEKQLTSVHGGLLVQDIDTYGLEEATISIPTKREPTEDEWKDLKLAWKVVKHVKSNAIVLAKDQMTAGIGAGQMNRVGSANIAIEQAGEKAKGSALGSDAFFPMGDTVEAAAKAGVTAIIQPGGSIRDEESIQKADKYGIAMVFTGVRHFKH, encoded by the coding sequence ATGACGATCAAACGCGCATTAATCAGTGTTTCCGATAAAACGAATCTTGTACCTTTTGTGAAAGAATTAACAGAACTTGGCGTTGAAGTGATTTCAACTGGAGGTACACATAAGCTTCTTCAAGAGAACGGCATTGATGTCATTGGGATTTCTGAAGTCACTGGATTCCCTGAAATCATGGACGGACGACTCAAAACGCTTCACCCGAACATTCATGGTGGACTTTTGGCAGTGAGAGAAAACGATGAGCATATGGCACAGATTGAAAAGCATGGCATTCAGCCGATTGATCTTGTTGTCGTGAATCTCTATCCATTCAAAGAGACGATCTCAAAAGACGATGTGACGTATGAAGAAGCGATTGAAAACATTGATATTGGCGGACCGGGAATGCTTCGTGCGGCATCGAAAAACCACCAAGACGTCACAGTGATTGTCGATCCTCGTGATTATGATACAGTCGTTCAGCAAATCAAAGAAGGCGGCGTGCCGCTAGAGAAAAAACGTGAGCTTGCGGCGAAGGTATTCCGTCATACGGCTGCTTACGATGCCCTCATTGCGGATTATTTAACGAACTATGTTGGCGAAACAGAGCCAGAGCAGTTCACCGTCACGTTTGAGAAAAAACAATCCCTTCGTTATGGAGAAAACCCGCACCAAGCGGCGACTTTCTATGAAAATGCTCTTCCAAGCAAAGGCTCTTTAGCTACTGCAGCGCAATTACACGGAAAAGAACTTTCCTACAACAATATCAAAGATGCAGATGCAGCTCTTCAAATCGTACGAGAATTTACGGAGCCAGCGGCTGTGGCTGTAAAACATATGAATCCGTGCGGCGTTGGTACAGGAGAAACGATTGCTGAAGCCTTTGACCGTGCATTCAAAGCAGATGAAACCTCTATTTTTGGCGGCATTGTGGCGCTTAACCGTGAAGTAGACAAACAAACGGCAGACGTGCTGCATACGATTTTCTTAGAAATTGTTATCGCCCCATCCTTTAGCCAAGAAGCACTTGACGTGTTAACAGCGAAAAAGAATCTTCGCCTATTAACACTAGATGTAGAAGCGGATCTTGAGAAAAAAGAAAAGCAGCTGACAAGTGTCCATGGCGGACTGCTCGTGCAGGATATTGACACGTACGGCTTAGAGGAAGCAACCATCTCTATTCCAACGAAAAGAGAACCAACAGAAGACGAATGGAAAGATTTAAAGCTTGCATGGAAAGTCGTCAAGCATGTGAAATCAAACGCCATTGTCCTTGCAAAAGATCAAATGACAGCAGGTATCGGCGCTGGTCAGATGAACCGTGTGGGCTCAGCGAACATTGCGATTGAACAAGCAGGTGAAAAAGCGAAAGGAAGCGCACTAGGCTCTGATGCATTCTTCCCAATGGGCGATACAGTGGAAGCTGCTGCGAAGGCAGGCGTCACAGCGATCATCCAGCCAGGCGGTTCCATTCGTGATGAAGAATCGATTCAAAAGGCAGATAAATACGGCATCGCCATGGTCTTCACTGGCGTTAGACATTTCAAACATTAA
- the ablB gene encoding putative beta-lysine N-acetyltransferase has translation MVQLKKLANERFSALICIDSFNERIRLDDYSGRVRDVIQSVLQEAADCKASKVIVKVRREHVPLFLEKGFRLEGVFSHYFLGSDAYGMSLFLTEDRMNSSYWLEEDEIVASIQAKEIKKDQGTWQDEYVLRKADPKDIHKLAKLYDTVFETYPTPMNEPDYIQKVMEEGTVFYAVEHDGHIVSAASAEINAPYGHAELTDCATLPSYRKLGFMYHLILALEKELQSMHIYVFYSLARALSYGMNQVFYQLGYTYTGRFQNNCYIFDKIEDMNLWVKTPNES, from the coding sequence ATGGTGCAATTGAAGAAACTTGCAAACGAGCGTTTTTCTGCCTTGATCTGTATTGATTCATTTAATGAGCGAATCCGTTTAGATGATTATAGCGGCAGGGTGCGGGATGTCATTCAGTCAGTTCTTCAGGAAGCGGCGGACTGCAAGGCTTCTAAGGTCATTGTGAAAGTAAGACGTGAGCATGTACCTCTTTTTTTAGAAAAAGGCTTTCGGCTTGAAGGCGTGTTTTCTCATTATTTTCTTGGAAGTGATGCGTACGGCATGTCGCTTTTTCTCACTGAGGATCGAATGAACAGTTCGTATTGGCTGGAGGAAGATGAGATCGTCGCATCCATTCAAGCGAAAGAGATCAAAAAAGACCAAGGCACATGGCAGGATGAGTATGTGTTGAGGAAAGCCGATCCGAAGGATATTCACAAGCTGGCAAAGCTCTATGATACGGTCTTTGAAACGTATCCCACGCCAATGAACGAGCCAGATTATATCCAAAAGGTAATGGAGGAAGGGACTGTCTTTTATGCCGTTGAACATGACGGACACATTGTGAGTGCGGCATCCGCTGAAATCAATGCGCCGTATGGCCATGCGGAATTAACAGATTGTGCGACCCTTCCATCATACAGAAAACTAGGATTCATGTATCATTTGATTCTAGCACTTGAAAAAGAACTCCAGTCGATGCATATCTATGTCTTTTATTCTCTTGCACGTGCACTGTCCTATGGAATGAATCAAGTGTTTTATCAGCTTGGTTATACGTATACCGGGCGCTTCCAAAACAACTGCTATATTTTTGACAAAATTGAAGATATGAATCTATGGGTCAAAACGCCGAATGAATCATGA
- a CDS encoding aspartate aminotransferase family protein, whose protein sequence is METRDYLIKPMLNQHYPVAVKGEGIYLYDRDGKKYIDGSSGAVTASIGHGIREIIDAMTEQAKKVSFTYRSQFTNEPAEELAYELSTLCPGNLNWSFFVGSGSEATETAMKIAIQHWQEQGKAEKNHIISRWMSYHGITLGALSMSGHIARRERFEPLLEKHPVLSPPYSYRSWLPKEEVKQVEWYVQEFKTVIQRIGKERIAAFIAEPIVGASGAALVPPDGYFEAMKRVCEENDILMIADEVMTGFGRTGKMFAMEHWGVVPDIMVLGKGMSAGYSQIAAAVSADHVIAPILSGSGSVMAGHTYSGNPLSAAVSLAVIRYMKKHQLPERADLSGRYLMNALKDLQTNHFIIGDVRGKGLLIGIEFVADRLSKTPFPAHAQMTHLVVETAKQNGLLVYPASAGEDGVGGAAVMIAPPLSITQQEMDELIQLFEQTIMQVEQEVINRGFFPSAM, encoded by the coding sequence GTGGAGACCCGGGATTACTTAATCAAACCGATGTTGAATCAGCATTATCCTGTGGCTGTGAAAGGAGAGGGGATTTATTTATATGATCGGGACGGAAAAAAATATATAGATGGCTCATCGGGGGCTGTCACGGCAAGTATTGGACATGGCATACGTGAGATCATTGATGCCATGACAGAGCAAGCGAAAAAAGTGAGCTTTACGTACAGATCGCAATTCACAAATGAACCAGCAGAAGAACTTGCCTATGAATTGAGTACGCTTTGCCCAGGTAACCTGAACTGGTCTTTTTTTGTCGGAAGCGGATCAGAGGCAACGGAAACGGCTATGAAAATTGCTATTCAGCATTGGCAGGAGCAGGGGAAGGCTGAGAAAAATCACATTATCTCAAGATGGATGAGTTATCACGGCATCACACTCGGTGCGCTGTCGATGTCAGGACATATTGCAAGGAGAGAGCGCTTTGAACCATTGCTCGAAAAGCACCCGGTGCTGTCTCCGCCATATAGCTATCGTTCATGGCTGCCAAAGGAAGAGGTCAAGCAGGTCGAATGGTATGTCCAGGAATTTAAAACCGTCATTCAGCGTATAGGAAAAGAGAGGATTGCCGCTTTTATTGCAGAGCCGATTGTTGGAGCATCGGGAGCGGCGCTTGTACCGCCAGACGGATATTTTGAAGCGATGAAGCGTGTCTGTGAGGAAAACGATATTTTAATGATTGCAGACGAAGTCATGACAGGCTTTGGACGAACTGGGAAAATGTTTGCGATGGAACATTGGGGCGTCGTACCAGATATTATGGTTCTCGGCAAAGGCATGAGTGCCGGCTATTCACAGATTGCGGCAGCGGTCTCAGCGGATCATGTTATCGCACCGATTCTGAGCGGTTCAGGTTCTGTGATGGCAGGTCACACCTATAGCGGCAATCCGCTTTCAGCAGCCGTCTCACTAGCCGTCATTCGATATATGAAAAAACATCAGCTTCCTGAACGAGCTGATCTGTCTGGCCGATATTTAATGAATGCTTTAAAGGATTTGCAAACAAACCATTTCATCATAGGAGATGTGAGAGGAAAGGGACTGCTCATTGGCATTGAGTTTGTCGCAGACCGCTTATCGAAAACACCATTTCCTGCCCATGCTCAAATGACGCATTTAGTCGTTGAGACGGCCAAGCAAAATGGATTGCTTGTTTATCCGGCAAGCGCTGGAGAAGATGGAGTGGGAGGTGCAGCGGTCATGATTGCACCGCCGCTTTCCATCACGCAGCAGGAGATGGATGAACTCATTCAATTATTTGAGCAGACAATCATGCAGGTCGAACAAGAAGTCATCAATCGAGGGTTTTTCCCATCTGCGATGTAG
- a CDS encoding peptidase produces the protein MQPITRIRSWMREHQDEAIALLQQMVQCESTQGNEQDVQQIVANKLSAIGFDVDVWDIGGEDLLEHPYFYSPRRSFKGSPNVAGRLKGKGGGKSILLNGHVDVVPAGDTKQWTYPPYSGHIINGRLYGRGATDMKGGNVSLLFALEALHALQIPLKGDVVFHSVVEEESGGAGTLAAILRGYTADAAIIPEPSHMKIFPIQQGSKWFRLYIKGRAAHGGTRYHGVSAIEKSMIVLTHIAALEEERNQRITEPLFQHIPIPIPINMGKIQGGDWPSSVADLVTMEGRLGVMPGETVEQAEKELENWMMGLGEKDEWFKDHPVEVEWFGARWLPGSIDTDHPLLGLLKEQYEAVKKEPPKIQAAPWGTDGGLLSQAAGIPIIVFGPGTTELAHFPNESIDIEHVIEAAEIIAGTMVEWCEAAE, from the coding sequence TTGCAGCCAATTACACGTATCAGAAGCTGGATGAGAGAGCACCAAGATGAAGCGATTGCGCTTCTTCAGCAAATGGTGCAATGTGAAAGCACCCAAGGGAATGAACAAGATGTGCAGCAAATCGTAGCAAATAAGCTTTCCGCAATTGGTTTTGATGTAGATGTATGGGACATTGGCGGAGAAGACCTGCTGGAACATCCGTATTTCTATTCCCCGAGGCGTTCCTTTAAAGGAAGTCCCAATGTCGCCGGACGATTGAAGGGGAAAGGCGGCGGCAAATCCATTTTATTAAATGGGCACGTGGATGTTGTTCCAGCAGGAGATACGAAACAATGGACATATCCGCCCTACAGCGGGCATATCATAAACGGGAGACTTTATGGACGCGGGGCAACAGATATGAAAGGCGGAAATGTTTCTTTACTCTTCGCACTAGAGGCACTGCATGCGCTTCAGATTCCGCTGAAAGGAGATGTTGTGTTTCATAGTGTCGTCGAAGAAGAAAGCGGCGGTGCAGGCACCCTTGCAGCCATACTGAGAGGGTATACAGCAGATGCGGCCATCATTCCAGAACCAAGTCATATGAAAATCTTTCCGATTCAGCAGGGATCTAAGTGGTTCAGACTGTATATTAAAGGAAGGGCAGCTCATGGCGGAACAAGATATCACGGTGTTTCCGCTATTGAAAAGAGTATGATCGTTCTTACGCATATAGCGGCACTTGAAGAAGAACGAAATCAGCGCATCACCGAGCCGTTATTTCAGCATATCCCAATTCCGATCCCCATCAACATGGGGAAAATTCAAGGCGGTGATTGGCCGTCCTCTGTAGCAGATTTGGTCACAATGGAGGGCAGACTTGGTGTGATGCCAGGTGAGACGGTTGAGCAGGCAGAGAAGGAATTAGAAAATTGGATGATGGGACTTGGGGAAAAGGATGAATGGTTCAAAGATCATCCTGTCGAGGTCGAATGGTTTGGGGCAAGATGGCTTCCAGGCTCAATCGATACGGATCATCCACTTTTAGGTCTATTGAAGGAACAATATGAAGCAGTCAAGAAGGAGCCGCCAAAGATCCAAGCCGCTCCTTGGGGAACAGACGGCGGATTACTGTCACAGGCGGCAGGTATTCCGATCATCGTGTTTGGTCCTGGAACAACAGAGCTTGCCCATTTTCCGAATGAATCCATCGACATTGAGCATGTGATTGAAGCAGCAGAAATTATCGCAGGTACGATGGTGGAATGGTGTGAAGCAGCGGAGTGA
- a CDS encoding YgaP family membrane protein, with protein MKPNLSLMEALIRIACGMTICTVAGSLYARKPWSKMLLFSIMCGGMKLASGILRFCPVTYMCEQQDTHKEKAE; from the coding sequence ATGAAACCTAATCTCAGCTTAATGGAAGCGCTCATTCGAATTGCCTGCGGAATGACAATATGTACTGTGGCTGGTTCTTTATATGCTAGAAAACCATGGAGTAAAATGCTGCTTTTCAGCATCATGTGCGGCGGGATGAAACTGGCATCTGGCATTCTTCGTTTTTGTCCAGTGACGTATATGTGTGAGCAGCAGGACACACATAAAGAGAAGGCTGAGTGA
- a CDS encoding CoA transferase subunit A, giving the protein MNKTVNVDEVITHFRDGMTIMFGGFGGVGSPPSLIDTILEANIKDLTLIGNDAGFPQIGVGRLITEGRVKKIIASHIGSNPIAGQKMQAGTLDVHFYPQGILAEKIRAGGMGLAGIVTDVGMDSLNLDEKQLVPLNGKTYILEPALTADIAIVNALKADEAGNLIFDKSARNTNPIVAMAGDWTIAEVEEIVPVGSLHPEEIVTPGVFVNQIVQSKGVNWTWAWETSI; this is encoded by the coding sequence ATGAACAAAACAGTGAATGTAGATGAAGTGATCACGCATTTTAGGGACGGCATGACCATCATGTTTGGCGGGTTTGGCGGCGTAGGGTCTCCGCCATCATTGATCGACACCATCCTAGAAGCCAATATCAAAGATCTGACATTGATCGGAAACGATGCAGGCTTCCCACAAATCGGTGTTGGCCGGCTGATCACAGAAGGAAGAGTCAAGAAGATCATTGCTTCTCATATTGGCTCAAATCCAATAGCCGGACAGAAAATGCAGGCAGGTACACTAGACGTTCATTTTTACCCGCAAGGCATTCTAGCAGAAAAAATTCGAGCAGGCGGGATGGGCTTGGCAGGCATTGTGACAGATGTCGGCATGGATAGCCTCAATCTCGATGAGAAGCAGCTCGTGCCGTTAAACGGAAAGACATATATCCTTGAGCCTGCGCTGACAGCGGATATTGCCATTGTGAATGCCCTCAAAGCAGACGAAGCAGGAAATCTGATATTTGATAAAAGTGCACGGAATACAAACCCGATTGTGGCGATGGCAGGAGACTGGACCATTGCGGAAGTGGAAGAGATTGTGCCTGTGGGCAGTCTTCATCCAGAAGAAATCGTGACACCAGGCGTATTTGTGAACCAGATCGTGCAATCAAAAGGAGTGAACTGGACATGGGCATGGGAGACATCGATTTAA
- the purD gene encoding phosphoribosylamine--glycine ligase: MNVLIIGRGGREHTIAWKVKQSELVSQVFVAPGNGGMTDAAKLVPIDEGNHEALIRFAKENEIGLTIVGPEVPLIAGVVDAFEEAGLKVFGPNAKAAVIEGSKEFAKDLMKNYDIPTAAYATFTSFEEAKAYVEEKGAPIVIKADGLAAGKGVTVAMTLEEAINCLHDFLEDEKFGDASASVVIEEFLTGEEFSLMAFVNGEKVYPMVIAQDHKRAFEDDKGPNTGGMGAYSPVPQISDEVVQKAVEDVVKPAARAMVQEERPFTGILYAGLMLTPEGSKVIEFNARFGDPETQVVLPRLESDLVQVFLDILDGKDVDLQWKDTAAVSVVLASEGYPEDYAKGTPIGALQTTVSNVVTFHAGTKKENDQFVTNGGRVANVTAFDDTFEAARSRVYEAVEEIMQPGLFYRRDIGARALKAAGKSI; encoded by the coding sequence GTGAACGTATTAATTATCGGCAGAGGCGGAAGAGAGCATACCATCGCATGGAAAGTGAAGCAAAGTGAACTTGTCAGCCAAGTATTTGTCGCACCCGGCAATGGTGGAATGACAGATGCTGCGAAGCTTGTCCCAATCGATGAAGGTAATCATGAGGCATTAATTCGTTTTGCAAAAGAAAATGAAATCGGCTTAACAATTGTCGGTCCAGAGGTTCCTTTAATTGCAGGTGTGGTGGATGCATTTGAAGAGGCAGGTCTAAAGGTATTTGGACCAAATGCAAAAGCTGCGGTTATTGAGGGCTCAAAGGAATTTGCAAAAGACTTAATGAAAAACTATGATATCCCGACCGCCGCTTACGCTACCTTCACATCGTTTGAAGAAGCGAAGGCTTATGTGGAAGAAAAGGGTGCGCCGATTGTCATTAAAGCAGACGGTCTTGCAGCAGGAAAAGGCGTGACAGTCGCTATGACACTTGAAGAGGCGATCAACTGTCTGCACGACTTTTTGGAAGATGAAAAGTTTGGCGATGCGAGTGCATCTGTCGTCATCGAGGAATTTTTAACAGGCGAGGAATTTTCACTGATGGCCTTTGTCAATGGAGAAAAGGTGTATCCAATGGTGATCGCGCAGGATCACAAACGGGCATTCGAAGATGACAAAGGGCCGAATACCGGCGGGATGGGGGCTTATTCGCCAGTACCGCAAATTTCAGATGAAGTCGTCCAAAAAGCGGTTGAAGATGTCGTCAAACCGGCGGCTCGCGCAATGGTGCAGGAAGAGCGTCCGTTTACAGGCATTTTATATGCAGGCTTAATGCTGACACCAGAAGGCTCAAAGGTCATTGAATTCAATGCACGCTTTGGCGATCCTGAAACGCAGGTTGTTCTCCCTCGTCTTGAATCAGATCTAGTCCAAGTATTCCTCGATATTCTAGATGGAAAAGATGTGGACTTACAGTGGAAAGACACTGCCGCTGTCAGTGTAGTTCTTGCTTCAGAAGGATACCCGGAGGACTACGCAAAAGGCACACCAATCGGTGCTTTGCAAACAACTGTGTCTAATGTCGTGACCTTCCACGCAGGAACAAAAAAAGAAAACGATCAATTCGTCACAAATGGCGGCCGTGTAGCAAATGTGACGGCATTTGACGACACATTTGAAGCGGCAAGATCAAGAGTGTATGAAGCCGTTGAAGAAATCATGCAGCCAGGACTATTTTACCGCCGTGACATTGGCGCCCGTGCGCTGAAGGCTGCGGGGAAATCGATTTAA
- a CDS encoding PucR family transcriptional regulator, producing the protein MAILVKDALSLDIMKGTKLLAGENGLDRLIQWVTIVEIIEDTSRLSEGELLVTTGFGLADNQERRARLEELIQSHRLSAIAIYKGVYLTEIPTSLIQAAKNSGIPLIEIPPHINFSDITKAVLEQIVSSQLHQLKYSSAIHQRLTQLNVRNKNVTQITDELAHLTAANIVVLDVFLHQTAAHLIKDEVTYSPAFGFLTDREPIETMPLLKQAEEKGRLVYDTCGAFVLAACPVIAMGDIFGFIVSLKKKDTWHHLDAIAIEHAGAVYAIEWLKQKAIQDTENQMQGHLLDDILQQQYTEESYVVEQATKLQYDMSEEQVVIYFQFQHQHTQLDHQMMQRLSQLLTSIFERRHIPFLLKARLDSIFVLTPAGKKAFQEAEWYRAAEECRSTWSYFFPVHPIVIGIGRAYDQISLFAKSAKEAQYAARLLPLLKTDESIIHYQKLGLYGMLLEMNEAGMNLHDFYVELLSPLLYTKKQGADLIHTLEVYLAHNENIQKSAGELFIHRHTLSYRLKQIETRTGCSLKSTDDRMKLQLSIMAYRLSGLLDQMRTIS; encoded by the coding sequence ATGGCGATTCTCGTCAAAGATGCACTCTCGCTCGATATCATGAAGGGAACAAAGCTGCTTGCTGGAGAAAATGGACTGGACCGCCTCATACAGTGGGTGACCATCGTGGAAATTATCGAGGACACCTCGAGGCTTTCCGAAGGGGAATTACTCGTCACAACAGGCTTTGGACTTGCAGACAATCAAGAAAGACGCGCCCGGCTTGAGGAATTGATTCAATCTCACAGGCTTTCAGCCATTGCCATTTATAAAGGCGTATACTTAACGGAAATTCCAACATCACTCATTCAAGCGGCGAAAAATAGCGGCATTCCGCTCATCGAAATTCCGCCGCACATCAATTTCTCAGACATTACAAAAGCCGTCCTAGAACAAATCGTGAGCAGTCAGCTCCATCAGCTTAAATATTCATCAGCGATTCATCAAAGACTGACCCAATTAAATGTAAGGAATAAAAATGTGACGCAAATTACAGATGAACTGGCACATCTCACTGCAGCGAACATTGTCGTGCTTGATGTCTTTTTACATCAAACAGCGGCTCATCTCATCAAAGATGAAGTGACGTACTCTCCTGCCTTTGGCTTTCTGACAGATCGTGAACCAATTGAAACCATGCCCCTTCTTAAGCAGGCAGAGGAGAAAGGCCGGCTCGTCTATGACACGTGCGGAGCGTTTGTCCTCGCCGCATGTCCGGTGATTGCGATGGGTGATATTTTCGGGTTTATTGTGTCTTTAAAGAAAAAGGATACGTGGCATCATCTCGACGCGATTGCCATCGAGCATGCCGGGGCAGTGTATGCGATTGAATGGCTGAAGCAAAAGGCCATTCAAGATACAGAAAACCAAATGCAGGGACATTTGTTAGATGATATTTTGCAGCAGCAATATACAGAAGAAAGCTACGTGGTCGAACAAGCAACAAAGCTGCAATATGATATGAGCGAGGAGCAGGTGGTTATCTACTTTCAATTTCAGCATCAGCACACACAGCTCGATCATCAAATGATGCAGCGCCTCTCTCAATTACTCACGTCGATATTTGAACGCAGACATATTCCCTTTTTACTAAAGGCAAGGCTCGATTCCATTTTTGTCCTGACACCCGCAGGAAAAAAAGCGTTTCAAGAAGCAGAGTGGTATCGCGCAGCAGAGGAGTGCCGGAGCACTTGGTCGTATTTTTTTCCCGTCCATCCGATTGTAATTGGCATCGGGAGAGCCTATGACCAGATCAGTCTCTTTGCAAAAAGTGCGAAGGAAGCGCAGTATGCAGCAAGGCTCCTTCCGCTTTTAAAAACAGACGAAAGCATCATTCATTATCAAAAGCTCGGCTTATATGGCATGCTTCTTGAAATGAATGAAGCAGGTATGAATTTGCATGATTTTTATGTGGAGCTGTTAAGTCCTTTGCTTTATACGAAAAAACAAGGGGCTGACCTGATCCATACACTCGAAGTGTATTTGGCACACAATGAAAATATTCAAAAATCTGCGGGAGAATTGTTTATTCATAGACATACATTAAGCTACCGGCTGAAACAAATTGAAACGAGAACAGGCTGCAGCCTCAAATCCACTGATGATCGGATGAAGCTGCAGCTCAGTATCATGGCGTACCGTCTATCTGGTCTGCTAGATCAGATGAGAACCATTTCATGA
- a CDS encoding 3-oxoacid CoA-transferase subunit B, translating into MGMGDIDLRHRIAKRAAQEIEDGMIVNLGIGIPTLAAEYIPAHYSVWLHAENGIMGAGASPAQGEEDPNLCNAGGFPITLTKGGSYMDSTTAFGIIRKGMLDMTILGALEVSSQGNLANWIVPGKRVPGMGGAIELAQKAKKVVVVMSHLDKHGESKVKSACTLPLTAKSCVDLIITDMAVIEVKSQLLILREVMPPFQPEDVIRATDAPLILAPDVKSVV; encoded by the coding sequence ATGGGCATGGGAGACATCGATTTAAGACACCGCATAGCCAAACGCGCGGCGCAGGAAATTGAAGATGGTATGATCGTCAATCTAGGGATCGGCATCCCGACACTTGCAGCTGAATACATCCCAGCGCATTACAGCGTGTGGCTGCATGCAGAAAACGGCATTATGGGGGCAGGAGCCTCACCAGCACAAGGAGAAGAAGATCCGAATTTGTGCAATGCAGGCGGTTTTCCCATTACATTAACAAAAGGCGGTTCATACATGGACAGCACGACAGCTTTTGGCATCATTCGGAAAGGTATGCTGGATATGACCATTTTAGGTGCACTTGAAGTAAGCAGTCAGGGTAATCTTGCGAATTGGATTGTGCCGGGCAAACGAGTACCGGGGATGGGCGGAGCGATTGAGCTTGCGCAAAAGGCGAAAAAGGTTGTGGTGGTGATGAGCCACCTTGATAAACACGGTGAGTCAAAGGTGAAATCTGCCTGTACACTGCCCTTAACCGCTAAGTCTTGTGTGGATCTGATTATTACGGATATGGCAGTCATTGAGGTCAAATCACAGCTGCTCATTCTACGTGAAGTCATGCCGCCGTTTCAGCCGGAAGATGTCATAAGGGCGACAGACGCCCCATTAATTTTAGCGCCCGATGTCAAATCTGTTGTGTAG